AACATCACCCTCCCGCACGAGCAGGCGCCCAACCCGTACGTCACCCCCGAGCTCAACTTCCAGTTCAGGTACTTCGCCGTGCGCAAGATGCATTTCCTGATGCGGGCGAAGGCGCTCGTCGCCTTCCCCGGAGGGTACGGGACCTTCGACGAGCTCTTCGAAACGCTGACCCTCGTCCAGACGGGAAAGGTCGCGCCCCTCCCCATCGTCCTCTTCGGCCGGGAGTTCTGGGAGCGGGCGATCGACTGGGCCTACCTCGCGGAGGAAGGGCTGATCTCCCCGGAGGACACGCGCCTCTTCAGGGTCGCCGACCGGGCCCAGGAGGCCTGGGACCTCATCACCCAGTTCCACCGCTCGGGAGGCTGGCCAAAGTGACCCTGAGCTTGTTGGATCTTTTCCGGTTCCGCCGCGCGGATCTGTAACCCAGCGTTACGCTTCTCCGTCCACAGGCGAACGTCACCATTGGACCTGCTCGTGTGGATGGTGTCTCTTACGGGCGGCACGGCAGTTGCCCTACCCGGCCTTCATGCGCTGGCCGAAGGTCCCTCTCGAGCGGGTGTTCCCCTCCCGATTCACTCCCCCTCACTGCCCCTGGCCCGAGTGCTCCGCCCACTCGCCCTCTTCCAGCGTTCCCTTCCACTTCCAGCGCCACGGCTCCTTCCTGCGTCTTTGTGACCGGCGACGTGTCCCCCGCTTTCTCTGTCTCATCTGCAAACGCACCTTTTCGCTCCAGACCTTCGCCTTCTCCTACTACCTCAAGCGCCCCACGCTCTCCCTCCCCATTGCCGCAGGGCTCAACGCCGGCTCCGCCTTCCGCCAACTCGCACGTTCCCTTCTCTGCTCCCCCACGACCATCGCCCGCCGCTCCGCACGGCTCGGGCGCCACTCGCTCCTCCTTCTCGCCCGCTCCCTCTCATCTCTCCCTGACCTCTCCGAGCCCATCGTTTACGACGACTTCGAGTCCTTCGTCCACTCCCAGGACCGCCCCGTCGGGTTCGGCACCGCTGTCGGCAAGTCCTCCTGGTTCGTCTACTCCCTCGACCAGGCCCCTCACCACCGCGCAAGCGCAACCCCCTGGCTCAGAGAGCGAGACCCTGACCGCCTCACCCGCTCCATCCCCAAGGATGCCTACTTCAACGCCGCCACTCGGCTGTTGACTCTCCTTGCCGGCAAAGCGAAGGGGACCATCTCCCTCCTCACCGACGGCCACACCGACTACCACAAGGCCGTCTCCACTCACCCCGACCGCCACCGCTTCGAGCACCAGGCCTTCCCCAACCCCGAGCGCGGACCCCGAGGCACCCCTCGAAGCGCCGAGGCGAAAGCCCGGGATGCAGCGCTCTTCTCGGTCGACCTCCTGCACCGCATCCTCCGACACACCATCGCCCACCACCGACGCGAAACGATCGCCTTCGGAAGGCGGCTGGAGGGGGTGCTCGAGCGGGGGTTCCTCACCGCCATCTGGAGGAACTTCGTGAAGCCCCGGTCGGAGAGAAAGCCCCGTGACGGCACGCCGGCGATGAGGCTCGAGCTGACAGACGCCCGCTGGAGCTGGCAGCGGGTGCTCTCGAGGAGGCTCTTCCCCTCGAAGACGGAGGTGCCCGAGGGGTGGAAGGACGTCTACTGGCGATCCCTCAAGTGGCCGGACCCCACCAGGATGAAGCCCCACGAGCTCAGGCACGCCTGCTGAGGGGGCGACTCGAGCTCAGGCGAGACCAGCCAGGTCATGGCGGCAAGATGTGGAGTCGGAACCGAGTTTACGATCCAACAAGCTCGCGCTCACCTTGAGGACGTCTATAATCGCGGGCATGGACGACATGGACCGGCGCGAGCGCGCCCGCATGCTCTTCGACGAGGCGTACCGCGCCCAGATGGACAAGAGCTACGACTCCGCAGTCGATCTCTACCAGAAGTCGATCGAGAGCTTCGCGACGCCGGAGGCCCACACGTTTCTTGGCTGGACCTACTCGCACCTGAACCGGCTCGACGACGCGATCACCGAGTGCCACCGCGCGATCGCCGTCGACCCCGAGTTCGGCAACCCCTACAACGACATCGGCTCCTACATGATGAAGCAGGGGAAACTCGAGGAGGCCATCACCTGGTTCGAGAAGGCGAAAGCGGCCAGGCGCTACGAGCCGCGCCACTACCCGTACCTCAACCTCGGGAGGATCTACCTGGCCACCGGACGCTTCGACGAGGCCCAGCGCGAGTTCGCCCAGGCCCGGTTCGTCTTCGAGAGCCTCGTGAAGTCCCCGCCCGGCTCGGGCGCCGGGGCGCCGAACTGACCCCGCCCGTGGCTTCCACGATCCTCGTCGTGGACGACGAGGACGGCATCCGCGAGCTGGTCTGCGAGATCCTCGCGAAAGACGGGTACTCCGTGATCCAGGCGGGAGACATCGAGGGAGCGCTCGCGGCCTCCGACCGGCACCTCGACCCGATCGACCTCGCCATCACCGACCTCACGCTCCCGGGGCGGAGCGGCGTGCAACTTGCGGCCGAGCTGAAGCGGCGCCGGCCGGGGATGAAGACGCTGATCATGTCGGGGAAGCCGGGCGACGAGATCCCCGAAGGGCTTCCCATCCTCCCGAAGCCCTTCACGCCGCGCGCGCTGAGATCGAAAGTGCGCGAAATCCTCGGCGACGTCAGATGACGATCAGCCGGTCCTTCATCGCCTCGAACGACATGAAGTCGGCGTGATGGACGATCCACCCCTCGGCCGTCCGCTTCCCTAACCCCCCCTCCTTCGCGTGCGTCGCGACCATGTGGGTCACCTCGTCGGGTAATCCCATCTCCTGGCACAGCCCCGCCCCCGAAAAAGGGTGCCTCAGGAGCTGCCCCTTCGCGCTCTGCCTCAGCTTCCCGCCGATCCTTTCGTACTCGAGGAGCTTGCCGACGTCGATCAGGATTGACCCCGACGTCAGGACGTCCATGTCGATCGGGAGATCGTCCGCGTAGAACTTCCGCATCGCCTTCGCCGACTCGACCGAGATGTGGACGACCGACCTCTTGTGGGCGATGAAGGAGACCTTGCAGTTCGGTATCAGGAGCGTGTACGGGATCTCGTGGAGGTCATTGGGCTCGAGGGGGCTCCGCTCGAAGGCGACGCACCACGTGCGAAGGGTCTTCTCCCTGAGCGCGGCGCTCTCGATCCACTGCAGCTCGGGCCACAGATCCTTGACGGCGGCTTCAAGATTCTTCTTGTCGGGCACGGCGCATTCTCCTGTCAGCGGGTGAGACGAAGCTTCATTCTGTCACACGCCGGTCAACAGCAGGATCGCAGGATTCTTGCTGCGGCTCCAGCCCTTTGCCGGCGGGCCCTTGCCCGATATGGGTGCGTGTAGTACGTTGTATGACATGAAAAACGCCATCACGATTCGACTGGACCCCGACCTGGAGAAGCTGCTCGGCCGACTTTCCCGACAGACGGGACGGACACGAAGCGACCTTGTACGCGACGCACTGCGGCGACAGTTGAACCTCCTGCGCTTCGAACGGTTGAGGCGCAAGGTGCTGCCGTTTGCGGAAGCCCGTGGGTACTTGACGGATGAGGAGATCGCTCGAGACGTCTCGTGAAGGTGTTCCTCGACACGAACGTGCTCGTCAGTGCCTTCGCGACTCGCGGACTCTGCGCCGATGTCCTTCGCCACGTTCTCGCTGAACACACCTTGGTGACCGGCGACGTCGTTCTCACCGAACTTCGGCGTGTTCTTCGCCTGCGCTTCAGAATGCCGGTCAAGAACGTGCAGGAGATCGAGCGATTCCTTCGCGAGAACGAGGTGGTGCCGAAACCAAGGAGCCCCTCCAAGACCGTGATTCGCGATCCGGACGACGCGTGGGTGCTCGCCTCGGCTGAGGCGGCTGGCGCCGACGTGCTCGTGACGAGTGACCGTGACCTTCTCGACATCGCGGGCGAGGCATCACTCGACATCGTGGACCCCCGTGGATTCTGGGACCTCGTGCGCGAGCAGTAGTTCATCCCGCTACCATCCTCCGTGCGATCCGCGCCGTGCCCTCGGTGAAATCCTCCTCGTCGGGGAGAAGGCTCACCACGAGCCGCCCCTCGTCGGGAAAATCGTAGAAGTAGCCGGGCTGGACGAGGACGCCGTCCTCCTCGAGAAGCGCGAGCGCCCACTCCTCGTCGGTCCGCGTCGCGGGGACCCTCAGGATCACCGACCATCCACCCTCGGACGGCACGACGTGAGCCGGATGCGGGGGCGCGAGAAGGCGCGCGAGCGTTCGCCGGTTCGCCGTGAGCCGCGCGCGGACGCGAGCCTGGATCGCCGGGCGGAGATTGAGGAGATCCGCGGACGCCACCTGCACCGGCGTGTTCACCGAGAGGTACGTGTCGGCGATCAGTTCGAGGCGCGCGATTGCCTCCCCCACTTCCTTCTCGGGGCCGGCTGTCGCGATCCAGCCGAGCTTGAGCTGCGGGAGCGCGAGCATCTTCGAGAGGCCGTTCAGCGCGAAGGTGAGAGCGCGCGCGCCGTCCCGGGCGACGGTCCGAACGCGGCTCTCGTCGCGGCCGAGGCCGTAGTCCGAGAAAACCTCGTCGGCGACGAGGGCGAGACCGCGCTCGGCGCAGATCCCGTCGAGGGCCGCCAGCTCGTCGTGCTTGAGGAATGTCCCCGTCGGGTTTCCGGGGGTGACGACGAGGACCGCCCGCGCGCGGGGGCCGGCTGACTCGACGAGGCGATCGAGATCGATCCGGTACCCGGCCGCCTCCATCAGCGGGTACGTCCGGAGCGTCACGTCGTTGAGGCGCGCGAGGTCGTCGAAGAGCGGATAGCACGGCGACGGCACGAGGACTTCGTCGCCGGGCTCCGCGAGGAGACGGAAGAGCCAGGCGTAGGCCTCGCTCGTGCTCGCGCCGAGGACGATCTGGCTCGCCGCTCGGCCGCCGCCGAGGTCGGGGTAGAGACGGGCGATCGCGTCTCTCGCCTCGAGCCTCCCTTTCGGATCGGGGTCGTACTTCAGGATCTCGGGCTGCGCCAGCGCGGCGCGGATCTTGTCGCCTTCGACTGTGATGCCGCAGCGGGTCGGGTTCGACTCGGTGAGATCGATGACGGGAGCGGCGCGACTCTTCCGCGCGGCCGCGAGGCGGTTCTCGGTGCGATTCCACGCGGTCCGGGAGGAGAACATGCTCACTCGGGGTACAGGAGATGCGGTTTGACCTCGCGGCGGAAAGCGCGGAGGTCTGCGCCCCAGGTCTTTTCGAGCTTGGTGAGGTCGGCCCCTTCCTCGATCGCCTCTCTCACGCGCGGGTCACCGGTGAGGACGTCGATTGGCGGGCGGTCGGTCACGTACTCGTACGGCGGCTGTTTCCACTCGAACCGATCGCGGTGGATCTTCACGATCTCCTGGAGGATCGCGAGCGTCGTCCGATAGGGCTTGAATCTCTTTCGATCGGTGACGTGGATCTGGAATCCGGCGCAGTTCTCCCCTTTGAACTTGTGGAAGGTCGGCTCGAAGTTGTGGGGGCGAAGCACGCAGCCGGGAAGGCGACGCTTCGCCAGTCGCTTCGCGAGGGCTCTCGGGTCGAGCCACGGAGCGCCGAAGATCTCGAAGGGCCTCGTCGTCCCTCGTCCTTCCGAGACGTTCGTCCCTTCGAGGAGGACCTGGCCGGGGTAGACGTACGCGGTCTCTATCGTCGGCATGTTCGGTGACGGGAGGACCCACGGGAGGCCGGTCTCCTCGAAGGTCATCTTTCGCCGCCATCCCTTCATCGGGACAACGGTGAGATCGGCGCTCGGGCGTCCTCTTCTTTGCGCAAGTCTCCCGTTGACGACCAGCGCCATTTCTCCCAGCGTGAGGGCGTGTCGCATCGGGACGGGGTGGAGTCCCACGAAGCTCTC
This window of the Acidobacteriota bacterium genome carries:
- a CDS encoding response regulator, which encodes MASTILVVDDEDGIRELVCEILAKDGYSVIQAGDIEGALAASDRHLDPIDLAITDLTLPGRSGVQLAAELKRRRPGMKTLIMSGKPGDEIPEGLPILPKPFTPRALRSKVREILGDVR
- a CDS encoding phosphohydrolase, producing MPDKKNLEAAVKDLWPELQWIESAALREKTLRTWCVAFERSPLEPNDLHEIPYTLLIPNCKVSFIAHKRSVVHISVESAKAMRKFYADDLPIDMDVLTSGSILIDVGKLLEYERIGGKLRQSAKGQLLRHPFSGAGLCQEMGLPDEVTHMVATHAKEGGLGKRTAEGWIVHHADFMSFEAMKDRLIVI
- a CDS encoding tetratricopeptide repeat protein, whose amino-acid sequence is MDDMDRRERARMLFDEAYRAQMDKSYDSAVDLYQKSIESFATPEAHTFLGWTYSHLNRLDDAITECHRAIAVDPEFGNPYNDIGSYMMKQGKLEEAITWFEKAKAARRYEPRHYPYLNLGRIYLATGRFDEAQREFAQARFVFESLVKSPPGSGAGAPN
- a CDS encoding ribbon-helix-helix protein, CopG family — protein: MKNAITIRLDPDLEKLLGRLSRQTGRTRSDLVRDALRRQLNLLRFERLRRKVLPFAEARGYLTDEEIARDVS
- a CDS encoding pyridoxal phosphate-dependent aminotransferase gives rise to the protein MSMFSSRTAWNRTENRLAAARKSRAAPVIDLTESNPTRCGITVEGDKIRAALAQPEILKYDPDPKGRLEARDAIARLYPDLGGGRAASQIVLGASTSEAYAWLFRLLAEPGDEVLVPSPCYPLFDDLARLNDVTLRTYPLMEAAGYRIDLDRLVESAGPRARAVLVVTPGNPTGTFLKHDELAALDGICAERGLALVADEVFSDYGLGRDESRVRTVARDGARALTFALNGLSKMLALPQLKLGWIATAGPEKEVGEAIARLELIADTYLSVNTPVQVASADLLNLRPAIQARVRARLTANRRTLARLLAPPHPAHVVPSEGGWSVILRVPATRTDEEWALALLEEDGVLVQPGYFYDFPDEGRLVVSLLPDEEDFTEGTARIARRMVAG
- a CDS encoding DUF1343 domain-containing protein; translation: MPPSGRPRVLCGLERLAQAKLPQLKGRRVGLLMHPASVARDLRSAREILHDICKSRLTALFGPQHGFAGEKQDNMIESAHMKDADYGIPIFSLYSETRSPTPEMLKHIDTLVVDLQDVGTRVYTFEWTTALALEACAQEGKAVVVLDRPNPLGGTEVEGNLIQPGYESFVGLHPVPMRHALTLGEMALVVNGRLAQRRGRPSADLTVVPMKGWRRKMTFEETGLPWVLPSPNMPTIETAYVYPGQVLLEGTNVSEGRGTTRPFEIFGAPWLDPRALAKRLAKRRLPGCVLRPHNFEPTFHKFKGENCAGFQIHVTDRKRFKPYRTTLAILQEIVKIHRDRFEWKQPPYEYVTDRPPIDVLTGDPRVREAIEEGADLTKLEKTWGADLRAFRREVKPHLLYPE
- a CDS encoding helix-turn-helix domain-containing protein, which codes for MPYPAFMRWPKVPLERVFPSRFTPPHCPWPECSAHSPSSSVPFHFQRHGSFLRLCDRRRVPRFLCLICKRTFSLQTFAFSYYLKRPTLSLPIAAGLNAGSAFRQLARSLLCSPTTIARRSARLGRHSLLLLARSLSSLPDLSEPIVYDDFESFVHSQDRPVGFGTAVGKSSWFVYSLDQAPHHRASATPWLRERDPDRLTRSIPKDAYFNAATRLLTLLAGKAKGTISLLTDGHTDYHKAVSTHPDRHRFEHQAFPNPERGPRGTPRSAEAKARDAALFSVDLLHRILRHTIAHHRRETIAFGRRLEGVLERGFLTAIWRNFVKPRSERKPRDGTPAMRLELTDARWSWQRVLSRRLFPSKTEVPEGWKDVYWRSLKWPDPTRMKPHELRHAC
- a CDS encoding putative toxin-antitoxin system toxin component, PIN family is translated as MKVFLDTNVLVSAFATRGLCADVLRHVLAEHTLVTGDVVLTELRRVLRLRFRMPVKNVQEIERFLRENEVVPKPRSPSKTVIRDPDDAWVLASAEAAGADVLVTSDRDLLDIAGEASLDIVDPRGFWDLVREQ